A single Sphingomonas sp. IW22 DNA region contains:
- a CDS encoding FadR/GntR family transcriptional regulator, producing the protein MARKGSTRLYAQVAAGIAARIASGEYPVGRRLPSERELAQLFGVSRPSIREAIIALEVDGLVDVRMSSGVHVIASEPQGGKAAMTGVGPFELLEARRAIEAEVCALAATRATDEDLAGLRALLDEMIAAGPDYVTAEEADHRFHLAIADVTRNSAMTAAVQSLWDAKARSPQYRLLSRKAHEAGVFPRIDEHAAILDALSSRDPNAAREAMRSHLTRVLESLLQATEVEEAERLREQVEARRRMFIAAG; encoded by the coding sequence ATGGCACGAAAAGGATCGACGCGGCTTTACGCCCAGGTCGCCGCCGGCATCGCGGCACGGATCGCATCGGGCGAATATCCCGTCGGTCGGCGATTGCCCTCCGAGCGGGAGCTGGCACAGCTGTTCGGTGTATCCCGACCCAGCATCCGTGAAGCGATCATCGCGCTTGAGGTCGACGGCCTGGTCGATGTGCGGATGAGTTCCGGCGTGCATGTCATTGCAAGCGAGCCTCAAGGGGGCAAAGCCGCGATGACGGGCGTCGGCCCGTTCGAGCTGCTGGAAGCGCGCCGCGCGATCGAGGCAGAGGTCTGCGCCCTCGCAGCCACTCGCGCGACCGATGAGGATCTGGCGGGGCTGCGCGCGCTGCTCGATGAAATGATTGCGGCCGGGCCGGATTACGTCACTGCCGAGGAAGCCGATCACCGGTTCCACCTGGCGATTGCGGATGTCACCCGCAACAGTGCCATGACGGCAGCGGTCCAGTCGCTGTGGGACGCCAAGGCACGCTCGCCCCAATATCGGTTGTTGTCGCGCAAGGCGCATGAAGCGGGCGTGTTTCCCCGCATCGACGAACATGCCGCGATCCTGGATGCGCTGTCGTCACGCGACCCCAATGCCGCGCGAGAGGCGATGCGATCGCACCTGACGCGCGTTCTGGAGTCGTTGCTGCAAGCGACAGAGGTTGAGGAGGCCGAAAGGCTGCGCGAGCAGGTCGAGGCGCGTCGACGGATGTTTATCGCCGCAGGATGA
- a CDS encoding 3'(2'),5'-bisphosphate nucleotidase CysQ, with translation MTDTLAARVNAIATEAAALAMARFGTDVKRWEKAPGHPVCEVDIAVDALLRERLSNLLPDAGWLSEETVDGAERLSGRRVWVVDPIDGTRDYLRGRPGWAVSIALVEDGQPVIGVLAAPARDECWTAVAGRGAWRQGRALRASDRADLSGARVPADALARADRDFVTVAKPNSIALRMAMVAAGEADLLATLRWGHEWDIAAAVLIAREGGAAVSDALGRPLSFNTPRGQAFGVLVTAPGIHAAAVDRLRERAQAAYAQNR, from the coding sequence GTGACTGACACGCTGGCGGCCCGCGTCAACGCCATCGCCACGGAAGCGGCTGCGCTTGCGATGGCGCGCTTCGGCACCGACGTGAAGCGCTGGGAAAAGGCGCCGGGCCATCCGGTGTGCGAAGTCGACATCGCCGTCGACGCGTTGCTTCGCGAACGGCTGTCCAATCTGTTGCCCGACGCTGGATGGCTGTCGGAAGAGACGGTCGACGGGGCTGAGCGGCTGTCCGGTCGCCGTGTGTGGGTGGTCGATCCGATCGACGGCACGCGCGATTATCTGCGCGGGCGTCCCGGCTGGGCCGTTTCGATCGCACTGGTCGAGGATGGACAGCCGGTAATCGGCGTGCTGGCCGCCCCGGCGCGCGATGAATGCTGGACGGCGGTTGCGGGCAGGGGGGCGTGGCGCCAAGGTCGGGCGCTGCGAGCCAGCGACCGAGCCGATCTGTCGGGTGCGCGTGTCCCCGCCGATGCGCTGGCGCGCGCGGATCGCGATTTCGTGACCGTGGCCAAGCCCAATTCGATTGCGCTGCGCATGGCAATGGTCGCGGCGGGCGAGGCCGATCTGCTCGCCACATTGCGATGGGGCCATGAATGGGACATCGCCGCCGCCGTCCTGATCGCGCGGGAGGGCGGCGCCGCCGTCAGCGACGCGCTGGGACGGCCACTGTCGTTCAACACGCCGCGTGGTCAGGCATTTGGCGTGCTGGTCACCGCCCCCGGCATCCATGCGGCGGCCGTCGACCGGCTGCGCGAGCGGGCACAAGCGGCCTATGCCCAGAACCGGTGA
- a CDS encoding TldD/PmbA family protein: MLNVSQAVEIAARAVEAARRAGADAADAGVTADQSTGVGVRLGHVEDIDRSEGESLSLRAFVGRRVASVSSSRMGAEDLDRLAERVVAMARAAPEDPWAGLAPEQRLLSGNAPDLDLHDGRHVEPDALRDMALAIEDAARAVAGVTNSEGAGASAREAVSALATSHGFAAGYRTTNYSASAAVIAGTGERMQNGHASHSARYLQQLDHAGEIGQRAAMRAVERLDPVKVPSGPMTIVFDPRVSASLVNHFAAAISGPAVARGTSFLKDRLGKRVFGNAVAIHDDPHRPRGLRSRPFDGEGLPMSPVALIEHGVLQTWLLDSATARQLALEPTGHGARGGGVSTSNLYLAAGATPRETLLGEVTRGLYVTELIGQGVNGVTGDYSRGAAGFLIENGECIRPVAGVTIAGNLIDMFAALTPASDLTFRYGVNAPTVRVDGMTVAGD; this comes from the coding sequence ATGTTGAATGTTTCTCAAGCCGTCGAGATTGCCGCCCGCGCCGTAGAGGCCGCGCGGCGTGCGGGTGCCGACGCGGCCGATGCGGGTGTCACCGCCGATCAATCGACCGGCGTTGGTGTCCGGCTGGGCCATGTCGAGGATATCGACCGGTCCGAGGGCGAGAGCCTGTCGCTGCGCGCCTTTGTCGGGCGCCGCGTCGCCAGCGTGTCCAGCTCTCGCATGGGCGCCGAGGATCTGGACCGGCTGGCCGAGCGGGTTGTCGCAATGGCCCGCGCCGCGCCGGAAGACCCATGGGCCGGACTGGCGCCCGAGCAACGGCTGCTGAGCGGCAACGCCCCTGATCTGGACCTGCATGACGGGCGGCATGTCGAGCCCGACGCGCTGCGCGACATGGCGCTGGCGATCGAGGATGCGGCACGCGCGGTGGCGGGCGTGACCAACAGCGAAGGTGCGGGTGCATCGGCGCGCGAAGCCGTGTCGGCGCTGGCGACCAGCCATGGCTTTGCCGCCGGATACCGCACCACCAACTACAGCGCGTCGGCGGCGGTGATCGCCGGGACGGGGGAGCGGATGCAGAACGGCCATGCGTCGCATTCGGCCCGCTATCTGCAACAGCTCGACCACGCTGGAGAGATCGGGCAGCGCGCCGCGATGCGCGCAGTTGAGCGGCTGGATCCGGTCAAGGTGCCGAGTGGGCCGATGACGATCGTCTTCGACCCGCGGGTGAGCGCCAGCCTGGTCAACCATTTCGCCGCCGCGATCAGTGGCCCGGCAGTGGCGCGGGGCACCAGTTTCTTGAAGGATCGGCTGGGCAAGCGGGTGTTTGGCAATGCCGTGGCGATCCACGACGATCCGCACCGTCCGCGCGGATTGCGGTCCCGCCCCTTTGATGGAGAGGGGCTGCCCATGTCGCCGGTGGCGCTGATCGAACATGGCGTGCTCCAGACATGGCTGCTCGATTCCGCGACCGCCCGGCAATTGGCGCTTGAGCCGACCGGCCACGGTGCGCGTGGTGGCGGTGTTTCGACCAGCAACCTGTATCTCGCCGCCGGCGCCACCCCGCGCGAGACGCTGTTGGGCGAAGTGACGCGCGGCCTGTATGTCACTGAACTGATCGGGCAGGGAGTGAACGGCGTGACCGGCGATTACAGCCGTGGTGCAGCCGGCTTCCTGATCGAAAATGGCGAATGTATCCGCCCGGTCGCGGGCGTGACCATCGCGGGCAATCTGATCGATATGTTCGCGGCGCTGACGCCCGCCAGCGACCTGACTTTCCGATACGGGGTCAATGCGCCGACGGTACGCGTCGATGGAATGACGGTCGCAGGTGACTGA
- the ubiA gene encoding 4-hydroxybenzoate octaprenyltransferase encodes MTDAATIVPDSEHKGLVGRLPRKLRALALLARFDRPIGWWLLFWPGAWAIALAGGIVARWDLLLWFLAGSIAMRGAGCVYNDIVDRKLDAQVERTRSRPLPSGVISVKAAWAWLVALSLVGLVVLLQLRPLAQVVALASLALVAAYPFMKRITWWPQAWLGIVFSWAAPVGWAEVAGAGMWAPLAFLYAGSIAWVIGYDTIYALQDIEDDALVGVKSSARALGRRVRPGVAIFYAIAISCWAAALWQVFADPLALVSLLPAAAHLAWQVVTLAPGDGASALARFRSNRTTGLLLFLACATVGTAAAL; translated from the coding sequence ATGACCGACGCCGCGACCATCGTTCCCGACAGTGAGCATAAGGGGCTGGTCGGCCGGCTGCCCCGCAAATTGCGCGCACTTGCCCTGCTGGCCCGGTTCGATCGGCCTATCGGCTGGTGGCTGCTGTTCTGGCCGGGTGCCTGGGCGATCGCGCTGGCAGGCGGAATCGTCGCGCGCTGGGACCTGTTGCTGTGGTTTCTGGCCGGAAGCATCGCGATGCGCGGCGCGGGGTGCGTCTATAACGACATTGTCGACCGCAAGCTGGACGCACAGGTTGAACGTACGCGCAGCCGCCCGCTGCCCAGCGGTGTCATCAGCGTAAAGGCGGCATGGGCCTGGCTGGTCGCGCTGTCGCTGGTGGGGCTGGTGGTGCTGCTGCAACTCCGCCCGCTGGCACAGGTGGTGGCGCTGGCCAGCCTGGCCCTGGTCGCGGCCTATCCCTTTATGAAGCGGATCACATGGTGGCCGCAGGCATGGCTGGGTATCGTCTTTTCATGGGCGGCGCCGGTCGGATGGGCCGAAGTCGCGGGCGCGGGCATGTGGGCGCCGCTGGCGTTTCTGTATGCCGGGTCGATCGCGTGGGTGATCGGTTACGACACCATCTATGCCCTGCAGGATATCGAGGACGACGCGCTGGTGGGCGTGAAATCGTCGGCCCGTGCGCTGGGGCGGCGGGTGCGGCCGGGGGTCGCAATATTCTATGCGATCGCCATTTCGTGCTGGGCCGCGGCGCTGTGGCAGGTCTTTGCCGACCCGCTGGCACTGGTGTCGCTGTTGCCCGCGGCGGCGCATCTGGCGTGGCAGGTGGTGACGCTGGCACCCGGTGACGGCGCCAGCGCGCTGGCCCGATTCCGGTCGAACCGGACGACAGGGCTGTTGCTGTTCCTGGCCTGTGCGACGGTGGGCACTGCTGCTGCCCTTTGA
- the glpX gene encoding class II fructose-bisphosphatase: MTQSPSNILDRVLVLEMVRVTEAAAIAASTLVGRGDEKAADAAAVEAMRASLNELYMDGTVVIGEGERDEAPMLYIGEKVGSAPGKGPKIDIALDPLEGTTITAKAGPNALAVLAIAEEGCLLNAPDVYMDKIAVGPGYPAGVIDLEKSPTENVRALAAAKGVQPHEIIACVLDRPRHEKLIAELRSIGCGVVLIGDGDVAGVIATTDPDTTIDIYMGSGGAPEGVLACAALRCVGGQFQGRLLFRNDDERARAHRWGIEDLDKVYTLDDLAKGDCIFAATGVTDGSLLDGVKRKGKIMTTDSVVMRASSGTVRWVKGEHRI, from the coding sequence GTGACGCAATCGCCCAGCAACATCCTCGACCGCGTCCTTGTGCTCGAGATGGTCCGTGTGACCGAAGCCGCCGCCATCGCCGCATCGACACTGGTCGGACGCGGTGATGAAAAGGCCGCCGATGCCGCCGCTGTCGAAGCGATGCGCGCATCGCTCAACGAGCTTTACATGGACGGCACCGTCGTCATCGGTGAAGGCGAGCGTGACGAGGCGCCGATGCTGTACATCGGCGAAAAGGTCGGATCGGCACCGGGCAAGGGGCCGAAGATCGACATCGCGCTCGACCCGCTGGAAGGGACGACCATCACGGCAAAGGCCGGTCCCAACGCGCTGGCGGTGCTGGCCATCGCGGAAGAAGGATGCCTGCTGAACGCGCCGGACGTCTATATGGACAAGATCGCCGTAGGCCCCGGTTATCCGGCGGGCGTGATCGACCTTGAAAAGTCGCCGACCGAAAATGTCCGCGCCCTCGCCGCCGCCAAGGGCGTGCAGCCGCACGAAATCATCGCCTGTGTCCTCGACCGGCCGCGCCATGAAAAGCTGATCGCGGAATTGCGCTCGATCGGTTGCGGCGTCGTGCTGATCGGCGACGGCGACGTGGCGGGCGTAATCGCCACCACCGATCCCGACACCACCATCGACATCTATATGGGTTCGGGCGGCGCGCCCGAAGGTGTGCTGGCCTGCGCGGCGCTGCGCTGCGTCGGCGGCCAGTTCCAGGGGCGGCTGCTGTTCCGCAACGACGACGAACGCGCCCGCGCCCATCGCTGGGGGATCGAGGATCTGGACAAGGTCTATACCCTCGACGACCTGGCGAAGGGCGACTGCATCTTTGCCGCGACCGGCGTGACCGACGGATCGCTGCTGGACGGCGTGAAGCGCAAGGGCAAGATCATGACCACCGACAGCGTGGTGATGCGCGCCAGTTCCGGCACGGTGCGCTGGGTCAAGGGCGAACACCGCATCTGA